A stretch of Caenibius tardaugens NBRC 16725 DNA encodes these proteins:
- the dksA gene encoding RNA polymerase-binding protein DksA, translating into MATVLGDDIDILAKARRAIGGDYTPGDDEPYMSEAQLDYFRRLLLEWKKLILSASAGTLQSLQDGPIREPDLNDRASSETDWGIELRTRDRQRKLIAKIDSALRRIDDGEEYGYCEVTGDPIGIRRLIARPIATMTVEAQEAHERREKVSRDD; encoded by the coding sequence ATGGCGACGGTTCTGGGTGACGATATTGACATTCTTGCCAAGGCACGACGTGCCATTGGTGGTGACTATACTCCTGGCGATGACGAACCCTACATGTCCGAAGCGCAACTGGATTATTTCCGGCGGCTGCTTCTCGAATGGAAGAAGCTGATACTTTCGGCTTCGGCGGGCACGCTGCAATCGCTGCAGGACGGGCCGATCCGCGAACCGGATCTGAACGATCGCGCCTCGAGCGAGACCGATTGGGGGATCGAACTGCGCACACGGGACCGTCAGCGCAAGCTGATCGCCAAGATCGACTCTGCCCTGCGCCGGATCGATGATGGCGAAGAATACGGATACTGCGAAGTAACCGGTGATCCGATTGGAATCCGCCGCCTGATTGCCCGCCCGATTGCAACCATGACGGTGGAAGCGCAGGAAGCGCATGAACGCCGTGAAAAGGTTTCCCGAGACGATTGA
- a CDS encoding ABC transporter substrate-binding protein produces MARRFFRFPLALALVTLASACNWVGDKGTLDMIVIGSPEEMFDKGPILSPAGQQLRSAIVDGLVGFDGTGQVAPGLADRWIVTDDGTSYIFRMRDGVWPDGSELTGESVRDALRRTLRELRGTPLGFDLARISDVRAMAGRVVEIRLSSPMPDLLQLLAQPELGLVRNGKGSGLLRLEREGDIARLIPVPPEKRGLPAIEHWGDDVRRLELRAFPARKAIALFDEGEVDVVLGGRIEFLPLADTGPLSRGTVRLDRVSGLFGLLIRSDEGFLSVPSLREALAMAIDREKLIVPFNVSGWQATTRVVAPGMPGDLGTTGERWASLSQEQRRVEAAIRVGSWRSAHGGTPVVLTVAMPEGPGADILFTGMQADLAAIGVSLVRTKATAQADMVMIDREARYANASWFLNQFNCTLRTGLCSPEADARVRESLTAPDTASAAALLAEAEAELTAANVYIPLGAPLRWSLVRGTVKGFEPNIWGVHPLSALALVPR; encoded by the coding sequence ATGGCGCGTCGCTTCTTCAGGTTTCCCCTCGCTCTGGCCCTGGTCACGCTGGCATCGGCGTGCAACTGGGTCGGCGACAAGGGGACGCTGGACATGATCGTGATCGGGTCCCCCGAAGAGATGTTCGACAAGGGGCCGATCCTTTCGCCTGCGGGGCAGCAACTGCGTTCCGCGATTGTCGACGGGCTTGTCGGGTTTGATGGCACGGGGCAGGTGGCGCCGGGCCTGGCCGATCGCTGGATCGTGACGGATGACGGGACAAGCTACATTTTCCGCATGCGCGATGGCGTCTGGCCGGATGGTTCCGAACTGACCGGAGAAAGCGTGCGCGATGCCTTGCGTCGCACTTTGCGCGAATTGCGCGGAACGCCGCTGGGCTTTGATCTTGCACGGATTTCGGACGTCCGCGCCATGGCCGGCAGAGTGGTGGAAATCCGCCTTTCCAGCCCGATGCCCGATTTGCTCCAATTGCTGGCCCAGCCCGAACTGGGGCTGGTACGCAATGGCAAGGGCAGCGGCCTTCTGCGGCTGGAGCGTGAAGGCGATATCGCACGGCTTATTCCCGTTCCGCCGGAGAAGCGGGGCTTGCCCGCGATCGAACACTGGGGCGATGATGTCCGCAGGCTGGAACTGCGGGCGTTCCCTGCGCGCAAGGCCATTGCCCTGTTCGATGAAGGTGAAGTCGATGTGGTGCTGGGCGGGCGTATCGAATTCCTGCCGCTGGCCGATACCGGCCCGCTGTCGCGCGGCACGGTGCGGCTCGATCGCGTGTCGGGCCTGTTTGGTCTGCTGATTCGTTCGGACGAAGGGTTTCTGTCCGTGCCATCGCTGCGGGAGGCGCTGGCCATGGCGATCGATCGGGAAAAGCTGATCGTGCCTTTCAATGTCAGTGGCTGGCAGGCCACCACAAGGGTCGTGGCGCCGGGCATGCCGGGCGATCTCGGCACGACTGGGGAGCGCTGGGCTAGTCTGTCGCAGGAACAACGGCGGGTGGAAGCGGCGATCCGCGTGGGGAGCTGGCGCTCTGCCCATGGCGGAACGCCGGTGGTGCTTACAGTCGCCATGCCGGAAGGGCCGGGGGCGGATATCCTGTTCACCGGGATGCAGGCCGATCTTGCCGCGATCGGCGTTTCGCTGGTGCGGACCAAGGCGACGGCACAGGCCGATATGGTCATGATCGATCGGGAAGCGCGCTATGCCAACGCAAGCTGGTTTCTCAATCAGTTCAACTGCACCCTGCGGACGGGGCTGTGTTCGCCGGAAGCGGATGCCCGCGTGCGGGAATCGCTGACTGCCCCCGATACCGCCAGTGCCGCGGCGCTGCTTGCCGAAGCAGAGGCCGAATTGACCGCAGCCAATGTCTATATCCCGCTGGGTGCGCCGCTGCGCTGGTCGCTGGTGCGCGGTACCGTCAAGGGCTTCGAACCGAATATCTGGGGGGTCCATCCCTTGTCGGCGCTGGCGCTCGTACCCAGATAA
- the spt gene encoding serine palmitoyltransferase: MTAASSKPDLFSKFDPLIQQREALLASGVEDPFNLVMEKVLSPTQAICNGRETILLGTYNYMGMTFDPDVIQAGKDALDNFGAGTTGSRVLNGTYQGHRAVEEALKEFYAMDHAMVFSTGYQANLGIISTIAGKGDYIVLDIDSHASIWDGCKLGDAEIVPFKHNDIEAMEKRLRRIPEGAGKLVILEGVYSMLGDIAPLKEMIAVAKKYDAMVLVDEAHSMGFIGPNGRGVAEEQGCLEDVDFVIGTFSKSVGTVGGFCVSNHPKFEIMRLVCRPYVFTASLPPSVVATAATSIRKLMHGANKRQHLWENSRTLHGGLTALGFELGTSEPQSAIIAVLMPDLERGAAMWEALLHEGLYVNLARPPATPAGMTLLRCSLCAEHTAEQVQTILGMFKRAGKTVGII, from the coding sequence ATGACCGCAGCCAGCAGCAAGCCGGACCTGTTCAGCAAGTTCGACCCGCTTATCCAGCAACGCGAGGCCTTGCTGGCCAGCGGTGTGGAAGATCCGTTCAATCTGGTGATGGAAAAAGTGCTCTCGCCCACGCAGGCCATCTGCAACGGGCGCGAGACGATCCTGCTCGGTACCTACAATTACATGGGCATGACCTTCGATCCGGACGTGATCCAGGCAGGCAAGGATGCGCTCGACAATTTCGGCGCGGGCACCACCGGCAGCCGCGTGCTCAACGGCACCTATCAGGGCCATCGCGCGGTGGAAGAGGCGCTGAAGGAATTCTACGCCATGGATCATGCCATGGTGTTCTCCACCGGCTATCAGGCCAATCTGGGGATCATTTCGACGATCGCCGGCAAGGGCGACTATATCGTGCTCGACATCGACAGCCATGCGTCCATCTGGGACGGCTGCAAGCTGGGCGATGCCGAAATCGTACCGTTCAAGCACAACGATATCGAGGCGATGGAAAAGCGCCTGCGCCGTATCCCTGAAGGGGCGGGCAAGCTGGTCATCCTGGAAGGCGTCTATTCGATGCTGGGCGATATTGCCCCGCTGAAGGAGATGATCGCCGTCGCCAAGAAATACGATGCGATGGTGCTGGTCGACGAAGCGCATTCGATGGGCTTCATCGGCCCCAACGGGCGCGGCGTGGCCGAAGAACAGGGCTGCCTTGAAGATGTCGATTTCGTCATCGGCACCTTCTCCAAGTCGGTCGGCACGGTCGGCGGTTTCTGCGTGTCGAACCACCCGAAGTTCGAAATCATGCGGCTGGTCTGCCGCCCCTATGTCTTCACCGCCAGCCTGCCGCCCAGCGTGGTGGCAACGGCGGCCACTTCGATCCGCAAGCTGATGCATGGCGCGAACAAGCGCCAGCATCTGTGGGAAAACTCGCGTACGCTGCACGGCGGGCTGACCGCGCTGGGTTTCGAACTCGGCACCAGCGAACCGCAAAGTGCGATCATCGCGGTGTTGATGCCCGATCTGGAACGCGGCGCGGCCATGTGGGAAGCGCTGCTGCACGAAGGACTTTACGTCAATCTGGCGCGGCCACCGGCAACGCCTGCGGGGATGACCCTGCTGCGCTGCTCGCTCTGTGCGGAACACACGGCAGAACAGGTGCAGACCATCCTCGGCATGTTCAAACGCGCGGGCAAGACCGTCGGTATTATCTGA
- a CDS encoding OmpA family protein, translating into MTFISKNPRFVFMLAMLAGTAPASLAAQQQDADLSATVYAAPAELAKGPDVEGIISARNGDQVQITTADGSATVVTVTDTTKIKSSGGFLGLNRTKLVSQQLLNGLPVKVETLQSGSGLLASEIDLKSKDLRTASMIHNGTAQGFAEQTAATEALRGRMGDIDKYNVKSTTNVNFDTGKAVLSAQAKADLCATASAAEGMENALLLVVGYTDSTGSEELNQALSDKRAGRVVNYLQQACGWKPYRMLSPTGMSEADPMADNSTVEGKAQNRRVAVNVLVSKAVDGF; encoded by the coding sequence ATGACTTTCATTTCAAAGAACCCACGATTTGTTTTCATGCTTGCCATGCTGGCCGGAACAGCACCCGCTAGCCTGGCTGCGCAGCAGCAGGACGCCGATCTTTCGGCAACCGTCTATGCCGCCCCGGCCGAACTGGCCAAGGGGCCCGATGTCGAAGGCATCATCTCCGCTCGTAACGGCGATCAGGTGCAGATCACGACGGCGGATGGATCGGCCACGGTTGTGACTGTTACGGATACCACCAAGATCAAGTCCAGCGGCGGATTCCTCGGTCTCAATCGTACCAAGCTTGTGTCGCAGCAATTGCTGAACGGTCTGCCGGTGAAAGTCGAAACCCTGCAATCGGGCAGCGGCCTTCTGGCCAGCGAGATCGATCTGAAGAGCAAGGATCTGCGGACCGCATCGATGATCCACAACGGCACCGCGCAAGGCTTTGCCGAACAGACCGCCGCCACGGAAGCCCTGCGTGGCCGCATGGGCGATATCGACAAGTATAACGTCAAGAGCACGACCAACGTGAACTTCGACACCGGCAAGGCGGTCCTGTCTGCGCAGGCCAAGGCCGATCTTTGCGCCACGGCCTCTGCGGCAGAAGGCATGGAAAATGCCCTGCTGCTCGTCGTTGGCTACACCGATTCTACCGGTAGCGAAGAACTCAACCAGGCGTTGAGCGACAAGCGCGCCGGTCGCGTCGTCAACTATCTGCAGCAGGCCTGCGGCTGGAAGCCCTATCGTATGCTGAGCCCCACCGGGATGTCGGAAGCCGACCCGATGGCGGATAACAGCACTGTGGAAGGCAAGGCCCAGAATCGCCGCGTTGCGGTGAACGTCCTGGTCAGCAAGGCTGTCGACGGATTCTGA
- a CDS encoding OsmC family protein yields the protein MAITKTGSAKYEGLGKDGVGHVSTGSGALNNQPYGFKTRFEDGVGTNPEELVAAAHASCFTMALSFALNRAGFTDGTLDTRAKVTLDKDDSGFRVTRSDLTLDAHVPGIDRAQFDDIAAEAKANCPISKLLNAEISLDIASFKG from the coding sequence ATGGCAATCACCAAAACCGGCAGCGCAAAATACGAAGGCCTGGGCAAAGACGGTGTGGGCCACGTTTCCACCGGGTCGGGCGCGCTCAACAACCAGCCCTATGGTTTCAAAACGCGGTTTGAAGATGGCGTGGGCACCAATCCCGAAGAACTGGTCGCCGCCGCCCATGCCAGCTGCTTCACCATGGCTCTGTCCTTCGCGCTCAACCGCGCGGGATTTACCGACGGCACGCTGGACACACGGGCGAAAGTGACGCTGGACAAGGATGACAGCGGGTTTCGCGTGACCCGTTCGGACCTGACGCTGGATGCGCATGTCCCGGGGATCGACCGCGCGCAGTTCGATGACATCGCGGCGGAGGCCAAGGCCAATTGCCCGATATCCAAATTGCTGAATGCGGAGATTTCGCTGGATATCGCCTCGTTCAAGGGGTGA
- a CDS encoding RidA family protein, with amino-acid sequence MSIEHKLAELGIVLPEPAAPVAAYVPVVIHDGLAHVSGQIPFENGQLITGKLGEDIGLERGVTAARACGLMILAQLKAALGSLDRVERVVKLGGFVNGVPGFTDQPRVVNGASELMVEVFGDAGRHARSAVGVASLPLGVAVEVDAIVAVRGD; translated from the coding sequence ATGAGCATCGAACACAAACTCGCCGAACTCGGCATCGTCCTGCCCGAACCCGCTGCCCCGGTGGCGGCCTATGTCCCCGTGGTGATCCATGACGGGCTGGCGCATGTTTCGGGGCAGATCCCGTTCGAGAACGGGCAACTGATCACCGGCAAGCTGGGCGAGGATATCGGCTTGGAACGCGGGGTCACGGCCGCGCGCGCCTGCGGGTTGATGATTCTGGCGCAGCTCAAGGCGGCGCTGGGTTCGCTCGACCGGGTCGAACGGGTGGTCAAGCTGGGCGGCTTCGTGAACGGTGTGCCCGGGTTCACCGATCAGCCCCGCGTGGTGAACGGTGCGTCCGAACTGATGGTGGAAGTGTTCGGCGATGCCGGACGTCATGCCCGCAGCGCCGTGGGCGTTGCCAGCCTCCCTCTGGGCGTGGCGGTCGAGGTGGACGCGATCGTTGCTGTTCGCGGCGATTGA
- a CDS encoding glycerophosphodiester phosphodiesterase family protein: MLFAAIDQWRAPAPPAGKVAWLKGQVYAHRGLHGHGVAENSPAAFAGAIARGLGIECDVQRSGDGQAVVFHDWELDRLTGDTGAVGDLSAAQLGKIVLTGGDDTIPTLGATLAQVRGQVPILIEVKSRRDRRIHALCLAVRRVLEGYRGHHAVMSFDPRVSRWFARHSPQTVRGLVVTEEGARTLSGSARRHLALWHARPDFLAYDIRDLPSAFPEAQRQRGLPVLTWTVRSAELAERAAVYADAAIAEGGGIG; this comes from the coding sequence TTGCTGTTCGCGGCGATTGACCAGTGGCGTGCGCCGGCCCCTCCGGCTGGCAAAGTCGCCTGGCTGAAAGGGCAGGTCTATGCCCATCGCGGCCTGCACGGCCATGGCGTGGCGGAAAATTCGCCAGCCGCCTTCGCCGGGGCGATCGCGCGCGGACTGGGTATCGAATGCGATGTCCAGCGCAGCGGGGATGGCCAGGCGGTGGTGTTTCACGACTGGGAACTCGATCGCCTGACGGGGGATACCGGCGCGGTGGGTGATCTGTCTGCCGCACAACTGGGCAAGATCGTGCTGACGGGCGGGGACGACACGATCCCCACCCTTGGTGCAACGCTGGCGCAAGTGCGCGGGCAGGTGCCCATCCTGATTGAAGTGAAATCGCGGCGCGACCGGCGGATCCATGCGCTCTGCCTGGCGGTGCGCCGGGTGCTCGAAGGTTATCGCGGCCATCACGCGGTGATGAGCTTCGATCCCCGTGTCTCGCGCTGGTTCGCACGGCATTCACCGCAGACGGTGCGCGGGCTGGTGGTGACCGAAGAAGGTGCCCGCACGCTGAGCGGCAGCGCCCGGCGCCATCTGGCACTGTGGCACGCCCGGCCCGATTTTCTCGCTTACGATATCCGCGATCTGCCCAGCGCCTTTCCCGAGGCGCAGCGGCAAAGAGGGTTGCCGGTGCTGACCTGGACTGTGCGCAGCGCTGAACTGGCCGAACGGGCAGCCGTGTACGCCGATGCCGCGATCGCCGAAGGGGGCGGTATCGGGTGA
- a CDS encoding DUF3592 domain-containing protein, translated as MPRIFFYIGGIFAAIGLAFLVGSGWMWAQQRDFSRSAVRAEGEVVALVPRRSSDGDGVTYAAQVRFSDRTGQVHQWTEQGSTNPPRFATGERVPVLYDPQSPESAVVDDLWGRRGALLIIGPLGALFTVFGLLFVILERRGAGQDRRLLRSGLPIDARFLHVFRDTRVKIKGDYPFRVVAQGNDPQTGTPRRYESQPIWVDPTEQLQDRTVRVMVDPTRPNRYVMDLSAVLGDAYRA; from the coding sequence ATGCCGCGGATCTTTTTCTATATCGGCGGAATTTTCGCCGCGATCGGCCTGGCCTTTTTGGTGGGAAGCGGCTGGATGTGGGCGCAACAGCGCGATTTTTCCCGGTCTGCCGTGCGGGCTGAGGGCGAAGTGGTCGCTCTCGTTCCCCGCCGCTCCAGCGATGGCGACGGGGTGACCTATGCCGCGCAAGTGCGCTTCAGCGATCGCACCGGGCAGGTCCACCAGTGGACCGAACAGGGCAGCACCAATCCCCCGCGCTTCGCCACAGGGGAACGGGTACCCGTGCTCTACGATCCGCAATCGCCCGAAAGCGCGGTGGTGGACGATCTGTGGGGCCGCCGGGGCGCGCTGCTGATCATCGGGCCGCTGGGCGCCTTGTTCACCGTTTTCGGGCTGCTGTTCGTGATTCTCGAACGGCGCGGCGCCGGGCAGGACCGGCGCCTGTTGCGCAGCGGGCTGCCGATCGATGCCCGGTTCCTCCATGTCTTTCGCGATACGCGGGTGAAGATCAAGGGGGACTATCCGTTTCGCGTGGTGGCGCAGGGCAACGATCCGCAAACCGGCACGCCGCGCCGCTATGAAAGCCAGCCCATCTGGGTCGATCCGACCGAACAGTTGCAAGACCGCACGGTGCGGGTGATGGTCGATCCCACCCGGCCCAATCGCTATGTCATGGACCTCTCAGCGGTGCTGGGCGACGCATACCGCGCCTGA
- a CDS encoding response regulator encodes MKRILVVEDNDLNRKLFCDVLVANGFSVEPVADGESALGRATDFVPNLIIMDIQLPNISGLDLIARIKRDAMLRNIPVLAVTAYAGKGDEERIREAGAEGYLAKPVSIGPFMNAVRGLLDGRTQDAAA; translated from the coding sequence ATGAAACGGATTCTCGTTGTGGAAGACAACGACCTTAATCGAAAGCTGTTTTGCGATGTGCTTGTCGCCAACGGTTTTTCGGTGGAACCCGTGGCCGATGGCGAATCCGCACTGGGCCGCGCCACCGATTTCGTACCGAACCTGATTATCATGGATATTCAGCTTCCCAATATCTCCGGGCTCGATCTGATTGCCCGAATCAAGCGGGATGCGATGTTGCGCAACATCCCGGTTCTGGCTGTCACCGCCTATGCCGGGAAAGGCGATGAGGAACGTATTCGCGAGGCTGGCGCGGAAGGGTATCTCGCCAAGCCGGTCTCGATCGGGCCTTTCATGAACGCGGTTCGCGGGCTGCTGGACGGGCGCACGCAGGACGCCGCCGCTTGA
- a CDS encoding GNAT family N-acetyltransferase, whose translation MSEGEPLTARVFGSVGAIDAGQWDALAGADNPFVSHDFLTALEDSGSVGPGTGWSPAPIGIEADDGSLLAVMPAYLKGHSQGEYVFDHAWADAWHRAGREYYPKLQIAAPFTPATGPRLLLSDERLAQPLLQAAETLCRNQGFSSAHATFIEPGQLPLFADAGWLLRSDIQFHWENRGYRDFDDFLAELASRKRKAVRKERAAAQDGVTIRSLTGADILPEHWDAFWIFYQSTGARKWGQPYLTRDAFTLFGQRMADRILLVMAFEGERPIAGALNFIGGEALYGRYWGATRDKPFLHFELCYYQAIDAAIRLGLKRVEAGAQGGHKLARGYEPVKTWSAHWIADPGFRAAVADFLERERDGIAQDQLYLGQHTPFRKG comes from the coding sequence GTGAGCGAAGGCGAGCCCCTGACCGCGCGTGTTTTCGGATCGGTCGGCGCGATCGATGCGGGGCAGTGGGATGCCCTTGCCGGTGCCGACAATCCCTTTGTCAGCCACGATTTCCTGACCGCTCTCGAAGATTCGGGCTCGGTCGGACCGGGCACGGGCTGGTCGCCGGCCCCTATCGGGATCGAGGCAGACGATGGCAGCTTGCTGGCGGTCATGCCTGCCTATCTCAAGGGGCACAGTCAGGGCGAATATGTGTTCGATCACGCCTGGGCCGACGCGTGGCATCGTGCGGGGCGCGAATATTACCCGAAATTGCAGATCGCGGCCCCGTTTACCCCTGCAACCGGGCCACGCCTGCTGCTTTCCGACGAACGGCTGGCGCAACCTCTGTTGCAGGCGGCGGAAACGCTGTGCCGCAATCAGGGGTTTTCGTCCGCCCATGCGACCTTCATCGAGCCCGGCCAGTTGCCGTTGTTTGCCGATGCGGGCTGGCTGCTGCGCAGCGATATCCAGTTCCATTGGGAGAATCGCGGCTATCGCGATTTTGACGATTTCCTCGCCGAACTGGCCTCGCGCAAACGCAAGGCCGTGCGCAAGGAACGCGCCGCCGCGCAGGACGGGGTGACGATCCGCAGCCTGACCGGCGCCGATATCCTGCCCGAACATTGGGATGCCTTCTGGATCTTCTATCAATCCACCGGCGCGCGAAAATGGGGGCAACCCTATCTGACGCGGGATGCGTTCACGTTGTTTGGCCAGCGTATGGCCGACAGAATCCTGCTGGTGATGGCGTTTGAGGGGGAGCGGCCGATTGCGGGCGCGCTCAACTTCATCGGCGGCGAGGCGCTATACGGTCGTTACTGGGGGGCGACGCGCGACAAGCCGTTCCTGCATTTCGAGCTGTGCTATTATCAGGCCATCGATGCCGCGATCCGGCTCGGCCTGAAACGCGTGGAAGCGGGCGCGCAGGGCGGGCACAAACTGGCGCGGGGCTACGAACCGGTCAAAACCTGGTCGGCACACTGGATTGCCGATCCCGGATTCCGCGCCGCCGTTGCCGACTTTCTGGAGCGGGAACGCGATGGGATCGCGCAGGATCAGCTCTATCTTGGCCAACATACGCCTTTCCGCAAGGGATAG
- a CDS encoding PilZ domain-containing protein: MTSVDTRQIPRDSLFLMASLRLDGDEQQYRVKVRNLSAGGMMAEGQIRMARGSLISVDLRNIGWVKGSVAWVQDNRFGIAFADEIDPKLVRLAVSAPAPATGQRFAPTQPSAPEGKLRKI; the protein is encoded by the coding sequence ATGACCAGCGTTGATACCCGCCAAATCCCGCGCGATAGCCTCTTTCTCATGGCCAGTTTGCGTCTGGACGGGGATGAGCAGCAATATCGGGTCAAAGTGCGTAATCTCTCTGCAGGCGGCATGATGGCCGAAGGCCAGATCAGGATGGCCCGCGGATCGCTTATCTCTGTGGATTTGCGCAATATCGGCTGGGTCAAGGGTTCGGTTGCCTGGGTGCAGGACAATCGCTTTGGCATCGCCTTCGCGGATGAAATCGATCCCAAGCTGGTTCGTCTGGCGGTGAGCGCACCTGCGCCCGCCACCGGGCAACGTTTCGCCCCGACTCAGCCTTCTGCCCCCGAGGGCAAGCTTCGCAAAATTTGA
- a CDS encoding acyl carrier protein, which yields MDRAQIDDRIRGLIAPFNKKGVAVTDATTFAGDLEFDSLTVMDFVAAIEDEFDIIISMNQQAEIENYGQLVDAVCKLQGD from the coding sequence ATGGACCGTGCGCAAATCGATGATCGCATTCGGGGCCTGATCGCCCCTTTCAACAAGAAGGGCGTGGCCGTGACGGACGCAACCACGTTCGCGGGCGATCTGGAATTCGACAGCCTGACGGTGATGGATTTCGTCGCCGCGATCGAGGACGAATTCGACATCATCATCAGCATGAACCAGCAGGCCGAAATCGAAAATTACGGCCAGCTTGTCGATGCCGTGTGCAAGCTTCAGGGCGACTGA
- a CDS encoding DUF2322 family protein: MLAAIQPGSTFKDNLQQLPPIDGVARIDLVDAQGAVVASIENQPGKQGSLAVYQYLGQAFGGLDARAAEHGLDLFAEHTADARGRPGAHPNIDRLLAIVAGDAPLRIDVIAADG; this comes from the coding sequence ATGCTGGCCGCGATTCAACCGGGTTCGACATTCAAGGACAATCTGCAGCAGCTGCCCCCGATTGACGGGGTGGCGCGTATCGATCTGGTCGATGCGCAGGGCGCCGTGGTTGCCAGCATCGAAAACCAGCCGGGCAAGCAGGGTTCGCTCGCCGTCTATCAGTACCTCGGTCAGGCCTTTGGCGGCCTGGATGCCCGGGCTGCCGAACATGGGCTCGATCTGTTTGCCGAACACACCGCCGATGCGCGGGGCCGGCCCGGTGCTCATCCGAATATCGACCGCCTGCTGGCGATCGTGGCAGGCGATGCCCCGTTGCGGATCGACGTGATTGCCGCTGACGGCTGA
- a CDS encoding DUF3572 family protein gives MSDEDRAARLLALTGMTPDVLRAGLTDPAVLGAVMEFLAAHEPDLIAAAAALDIAPEKLAAAGRELTR, from the coding sequence TTGTCCGACGAAGATCGCGCTGCCCGTTTGCTGGCGCTGACCGGCATGACGCCCGATGTCCTGCGCGCCGGGCTGACCGATCCCGCCGTGCTGGGGGCGGTCATGGAATTCCTTGCCGCGCATGAACCTGACCTGATCGCCGCAGCGGCGGCACTGGATATCGCACCTGAAAAACTGGCCGCTGCGGGAAGGGAACTGACACGATGA
- a CDS encoding glutathione S-transferase family protein, with the protein MTTLFYSPGACSLAPHIVLEWIGAPYEAVRVKTGSDELRAINPSGAVPALREDDGWILTQASAILDYLAHKHPEAGLGGGDGLRERAEVERWLAYFTSDMHASFWPIFNPARYTLDPADGAKEAVVGAAVNRVRTVMGILEAHLAGREWILDTGRSVIDAYAFPMLRWAKAKLPGGLTDFPNIRALSDRLAADPAVQRVLERERAG; encoded by the coding sequence ATGACCACGCTGTTCTATTCACCCGGCGCCTGTTCGCTGGCCCCCCATATCGTGCTGGAATGGATCGGGGCGCCTTATGAAGCGGTTCGGGTGAAGACCGGATCGGATGAACTGCGCGCGATCAACCCGAGCGGGGCCGTGCCTGCCCTGCGCGAAGACGATGGCTGGATTCTGACACAGGCCAGCGCGATTCTCGATTACCTTGCCCACAAACATCCCGAAGCGGGGCTGGGCGGCGGCGATGGCCTGCGCGAACGGGCGGAAGTGGAACGCTGGCTGGCCTATTTCACCTCCGACATGCATGCCTCGTTCTGGCCGATTTTCAATCCGGCGCGCTATACGCTCGATCCTGCTGATGGTGCGAAGGAGGCGGTGGTCGGCGCGGCGGTGAACCGGGTCAGAACGGTGATGGGCATATTGGAGGCACACCTTGCGGGGCGCGAATGGATACTCGACACCGGACGCAGCGTGATCGACGCCTATGCCTTCCCCATGCTGCGGTGGGCCAAGGCCAAGCTGCCGGGTGGATTGACGGACTTCCCCAATATCCGTGCCCTGTCCGACCGGCTGGCCGCTGATCCGGCCGTGCAGCGCGTGCTGGAACGCGAACGCGCGGGCTGA
- a CDS encoding sel1 repeat family protein, with translation MAFKHDTEAASVADGRPDLLITEYLAAAARGDVGAYFDLGVAFSTGSHGTPIDLIEAHKWFNIAAAMGHGKAAYCRADLSDEMSMREIAEAQRRARQWLAVPSRKAA, from the coding sequence ATGGCTTTCAAACACGACACAGAGGCCGCCTCCGTTGCGGACGGGCGACCCGATTTGCTGATTACCGAATATCTCGCAGCCGCTGCCCGCGGGGATGTGGGGGCCTACTTCGATCTGGGCGTCGCCTTTTCCACCGGCAGCCACGGCACGCCGATCGATCTGATCGAAGCGCACAAGTGGTTCAACATTGCTGCCGCCATGGGCCATGGGAAAGCCGCATACTGCCGGGCCGACCTGTCCGACGAAATGTCCATGCGCGAAATCGCCGAAGCCCAGCGCCGTGCGCGGCAATGGCTGGCCGTTCCTTCACGCAAGGCGGCATAG